One Arthrobacter sp. StoSoilB19 DNA window includes the following coding sequences:
- a CDS encoding CYTH and CHAD domain-containing protein, producing the protein MEASRGLEIEKKYDVDTGAAVPALEQAAGVARTGKPHTDLLEAVYFDTPKHSLAARRITLRRRTGGKDAGWHLKLPPQAAAAAGEGPQQRTELHAPLGRPDVVPDALLTHLHAYLRGAVPVPVVRLHTRRTTYPLYGDDGVHLADLADDQVTAERLQEGGAATRQQWREWELELVHGDPGLFGPVEELLAAAGARPAGHASKLARALGPGKAAGTRSPGGGDAAGPAGDEGSPALLAGKRAPAAAVVTVYVGAQIEQILATDAAVRGEEPEAVHAMRSATRRIRSVLGAYGRLYRASPVRKLRSELKWLGQLLGRPRDAEVLREQLRGELAGLPPGDGVAGATAGLEQRTVADYDDAYRLLREALGTERYFRLLDKLEDFRDNPPVRAEAVTPGRRAAAKAVDKAAKRLRRSRKAAKGARRGREQELALHRVRKDAKRLRHVAESAALVHGKRAGKVAKAARRQQKILGSFQDAAVARDLLAGVAADNTDAAAAGIYAHLLSRQEERMLAARAGFRKAWKKSRDLLGHGVI; encoded by the coding sequence GTGGAGGCTTCCCGGGGACTCGAGATCGAGAAAAAATACGACGTCGACACTGGCGCCGCAGTGCCCGCATTGGAGCAGGCGGCAGGGGTGGCCCGCACGGGCAAGCCGCATACCGATCTCCTTGAAGCGGTCTACTTCGACACGCCAAAGCATTCCCTCGCCGCCCGGCGCATCACCCTCCGCCGGCGCACGGGCGGGAAGGACGCCGGGTGGCACCTGAAGCTGCCACCCCAGGCCGCCGCCGCAGCCGGGGAAGGCCCGCAGCAACGCACGGAACTGCACGCACCCCTGGGCCGCCCGGACGTGGTCCCGGACGCCCTGCTCACCCACCTGCATGCCTACCTCCGGGGTGCCGTCCCGGTGCCGGTGGTCCGACTGCACACGCGGCGCACCACCTACCCCCTGTACGGTGACGACGGCGTGCACCTCGCCGACCTCGCCGACGACCAGGTCACCGCCGAACGGCTGCAGGAGGGGGGCGCAGCCACCCGGCAGCAGTGGCGCGAGTGGGAACTGGAACTGGTCCACGGCGACCCAGGCCTCTTTGGCCCGGTGGAGGAACTGCTTGCCGCTGCCGGCGCCCGCCCCGCAGGCCACGCCTCCAAGCTGGCCCGCGCACTGGGGCCGGGCAAGGCGGCCGGAACGCGGTCCCCCGGCGGCGGGGACGCCGCCGGCCCCGCCGGCGACGAAGGCAGCCCGGCGCTGCTGGCCGGAAAGCGTGCCCCCGCAGCCGCCGTCGTCACCGTGTACGTGGGGGCGCAGATTGAGCAGATCCTTGCCACCGATGCCGCTGTCCGGGGCGAGGAGCCGGAGGCGGTCCATGCCATGCGCTCGGCAACGCGCCGGATCCGCTCGGTCCTGGGCGCCTACGGGAGGCTGTACCGGGCGTCGCCGGTGCGCAAGCTGCGGAGCGAGCTGAAGTGGCTGGGCCAGCTGCTGGGCCGGCCGCGTGACGCTGAAGTCCTGCGGGAGCAGCTCCGCGGAGAGCTGGCCGGGCTGCCGCCCGGGGACGGTGTTGCGGGAGCAACGGCAGGCCTGGAACAGCGCACGGTTGCCGATTACGACGACGCGTACCGGCTCCTGCGCGAAGCCCTGGGAACGGAGCGCTACTTCCGGCTCCTGGACAAGCTCGAGGACTTCCGGGACAACCCACCGGTGCGGGCCGAAGCGGTTACGCCCGGCCGGCGGGCGGCGGCAAAGGCGGTGGACAAGGCCGCCAAACGGCTGCGCCGCTCACGCAAGGCTGCCAAGGGGGCACGGCGCGGCAGGGAACAGGAACTTGCCCTCCACCGTGTCCGCAAGGACGCCAAGCGGCTGCGCCACGTGGCCGAATCAGCCGCGCTGGTACATGGCAAGCGTGCGGGCAAGGTGGCAAAGGCCGCCCGCCGGCAGCAAAAGATCCTGGGCAGCTTCCAGGACGCCGCAGTGGCCCGCGACCTGCTTGCCGGTGTCGCCGCCGACAACACCGACGCGGCCGCCGCAGGCATCTATGCCCACCTGCTCAGCCGGCAGGAAGAACGGATGCTGGCAGCCCGGGCCGGCTTCCGGAAGGCCTGGAAGAAATCCCGCGACCTGTTGGGGCACGGCGTCATCTGA
- a CDS encoding MFS transporter gives MAPAKPRSAVVFGVIALVLIGLNLRAGITGASALLHDLQSVLGYGALVAAIIPSIPTLCFAVAGAATSWLSGKVGVEKAILLSLALLAGGLLLRGIPATGMLVAGSVVGMSGLAICNVAMPSFIREHFASRTSLMTAVYTVTMTTGGTLTSVLVVPLAQALGSPSAAVGAVGIAAVAAFLGFLPVALHAHRNAAPATGLRVSPWPLLRTRKGQLLTAIFALQALLAYALLSWFPYMLTTMGLSASDSGLMFGLMQLVSVPAGMVLIAIGSRPRMLRPAFYLVSITMAVGILALLVLPVGLAAVPAVLLGFGLGIFPLVMVMISRSGTSTAETTALSTLAQSSGYLLATVGPFGMGLLHSATGGWILPLVLLLALALVQIVVSHLITGRAMTGKPAGAAPVRAADGRK, from the coding sequence ATGGCGCCTGCCAAGCCACGCTCCGCCGTCGTGTTCGGTGTCATTGCGTTGGTGCTGATCGGGCTGAACCTCCGCGCGGGCATCACCGGGGCGTCAGCCCTGCTGCACGACCTCCAGTCGGTACTGGGCTACGGGGCGTTGGTGGCGGCCATCATTCCGTCGATTCCCACACTCTGCTTCGCGGTGGCCGGCGCCGCGACGTCCTGGCTCAGCGGCAAGGTGGGTGTGGAGAAAGCCATCCTGCTGTCGCTGGCCCTGCTGGCCGGCGGCCTGTTGCTGCGCGGCATCCCCGCCACCGGCATGCTCGTGGCCGGCAGTGTGGTGGGCATGTCCGGACTGGCCATCTGCAACGTGGCCATGCCGTCCTTCATCCGCGAGCACTTCGCCTCCCGCACCTCGCTCATGACCGCCGTCTACACCGTGACCATGACCACCGGCGGCACCCTGACCTCCGTCCTGGTCGTACCCCTGGCCCAAGCCCTCGGATCCCCGTCCGCCGCGGTGGGCGCCGTCGGCATCGCTGCCGTGGCCGCCTTCCTGGGGTTCCTGCCCGTGGCACTGCACGCGCACCGCAACGCCGCCCCGGCCACGGGCCTGCGCGTGTCCCCCTGGCCGCTGTTGCGGACCCGCAAAGGTCAACTCCTCACCGCGATCTTCGCCCTTCAGGCCCTGCTCGCGTACGCCCTGCTCAGCTGGTTTCCCTACATGCTCACCACCATGGGCCTGAGCGCCTCGGACAGCGGACTGATGTTCGGGCTCATGCAGCTGGTCTCCGTTCCGGCGGGCATGGTGCTGATCGCCATCGGCTCCCGCCCGCGGATGCTGCGCCCGGCGTTCTACCTGGTGAGCATCACCATGGCCGTGGGAATCCTGGCGCTCCTGGTCCTCCCCGTGGGGCTGGCGGCCGTGCCCGCCGTCCTGCTGGGCTTTGGCCTGGGCATCTTCCCGCTGGTGATGGTCATGATCAGCCGCAGCGGCACCAGCACCGCCGAAACCACTGCACTGTCCACGCTGGCCCAGTCGTCGGGTTACCTGCTGGCCACGGTGGGCCCGTTCGGCATGGGCCTGCTGCACAGCGCCACGGGCGGCTGGATCCTGCCGCTGGTGCTGCTGCTGGCACTGGCCCTGGTACAGATTGTGGTATCCCACCTGATTACCGGCCGCGCCATGACCGGAAAGCCCGCAGGGGCAGCTCCGGTCCGGGCTGCGGACGGAAGGAAGTAA
- a CDS encoding FadR/GntR family transcriptional regulator: MSLSPSVRPPLAAEVTAKLRGMVHSGEWALNQRIPPEPELMARLGVSRGTLREAVKALAHGGMLEVRRGDGTYVRATSEMSGAAQRMYQDHTEQHILEVRLGLDTQAARLAARNATDDDVTALRALLASRDQAWNNGDVDAWADADWHFHEGIARASGNPLLHELYASFGTAFHQDLLKQQRRPGFNGLPRDGHETLLAAIERRDEDAAVATVNRNLNSCAEWLAE, from the coding sequence ATGTCCCTGAGCCCGTCAGTCCGGCCGCCGCTCGCCGCCGAAGTCACGGCCAAGCTGCGCGGGATGGTCCACTCCGGCGAGTGGGCCCTGAACCAGCGCATCCCGCCCGAACCGGAACTCATGGCCCGGCTCGGCGTCTCCCGCGGGACCCTCCGTGAAGCGGTCAAGGCCCTTGCCCACGGCGGCATGCTGGAGGTCCGGCGCGGGGACGGCACCTATGTGCGCGCCACAAGCGAGATGTCCGGCGCCGCGCAGCGGATGTACCAGGACCACACCGAGCAGCACATCCTTGAGGTGCGGCTGGGCCTGGACACCCAGGCGGCCCGGCTGGCCGCCCGCAATGCCACGGACGACGACGTCACGGCCCTGCGTGCCCTGCTCGCCAGCCGGGACCAGGCCTGGAACAACGGGGACGTCGACGCCTGGGCGGACGCCGACTGGCACTTCCACGAAGGCATCGCCCGGGCGTCCGGGAACCCGCTGCTGCACGAGCTCTACGCCAGCTTCGGAACCGCGTTCCACCAGGATCTCCTCAAGCAGCAGCGCCGGCCCGGCTTCAACGGGCTTCCGCGGGACGGCCACGAGACGCTGCTCGCTGCGATCGAGCGGCGGGATGAAGACGCTGCCGTCGCCACGGTGAACCGGAACCTGAACTCCTGCGCGGAGTGGCTGGCCGAGTAG
- a CDS encoding AI-2E family transporter, which yields MARSTRLSDQELGNEPLRQAQDGAAAGDGAHTDAGRPGGAARQGQRPGTIRKASGSRPPGALWSDGLGRAGTRAAQVLLVVLVVAVSVFALMQIKLLVIPALIALILAAAIGPFVNMLRRRGIPGGLATGMAFVALLVILAGVSTVIYFSVRNQWGELAAQASSGLDELEQFLLTGPIPIEREQLNQAREAVVQFATSSQVRSGAVTGLSVVTEFIAGASLMVVILFFFLKDGAKIWDFFLRPFSGQREAKLRRSGRRTLEVLGGYVRGTAIVALVDTVAIGAALLIMQVPLAIPLAIIVFITAFIPLVGATVAGILAALVALVANGPVVALIVVAVVVAVNQLEGDLLQPVVMGKSLQLHALVILMALTAGTILAGIVGAVLSVPLAAVAWAIIQVWTAEDPDLKDMNPDLPPANTQPV from the coding sequence ATGGCGCGATCAACACGCCTTAGTGATCAAGAGCTGGGCAACGAGCCCCTCCGGCAGGCGCAGGACGGCGCAGCGGCTGGCGATGGGGCACATACCGATGCCGGGCGGCCGGGCGGTGCAGCCCGCCAGGGTCAGCGCCCAGGCACCATCAGGAAAGCATCGGGCTCCAGGCCGCCGGGCGCGCTCTGGTCTGACGGCCTGGGCAGGGCAGGCACCCGCGCAGCCCAGGTTCTGCTGGTTGTGCTGGTAGTCGCCGTCTCCGTCTTCGCGCTGATGCAGATCAAGCTCCTGGTGATCCCCGCCCTGATCGCCCTGATCCTGGCAGCAGCGATCGGCCCGTTCGTGAACATGCTCCGCCGCCGCGGGATACCGGGTGGTCTGGCCACCGGCATGGCGTTCGTGGCGCTGCTGGTGATCCTGGCCGGTGTGTCCACCGTCATCTATTTCTCCGTCCGGAACCAGTGGGGCGAACTGGCGGCGCAGGCCTCCTCCGGCCTCGACGAGCTGGAGCAGTTCCTGCTGACGGGGCCCATCCCCATCGAGCGGGAACAGCTCAACCAGGCACGGGAGGCGGTGGTTCAGTTTGCCACCAGCAGCCAGGTCCGCTCCGGCGCGGTCACCGGGCTGTCCGTGGTGACCGAATTTATTGCCGGGGCCAGCCTCATGGTGGTCATCCTGTTCTTCTTCCTCAAGGACGGCGCCAAGATCTGGGACTTCTTCCTCCGCCCCTTCTCCGGCCAGCGTGAAGCCAAGCTGCGCCGGTCCGGACGCCGCACGCTCGAGGTTTTGGGCGGCTACGTCCGCGGCACAGCGATCGTGGCCCTGGTGGATACCGTGGCCATCGGTGCGGCGCTGCTGATCATGCAGGTACCGCTGGCCATTCCGCTGGCCATCATCGTCTTCATTACCGCCTTCATCCCGCTGGTGGGGGCAACGGTCGCAGGCATCCTGGCCGCCCTCGTGGCGCTTGTTGCCAACGGGCCGGTGGTGGCCCTCATTGTGGTGGCCGTCGTCGTCGCGGTCAACCAGCTGGAGGGCGACCTCCTGCAGCCGGTCGTCATGGGCAAGTCACTTCAGCTCCATGCCCTGGTGATCCTCATGGCATTGACTGCCGGCACCATCCTGGCCGGGATCGTGGGCGCGGTCCTGTCCGTGCCGCTGGCGGCGGTGGCCTGGGCCATCATCCAAGTGTGGACAGCCGAGGACCCGGACCTGAAGGACATGAACCCGGACCTGCCCCCGGCCAATACGCAACCGGTCTAG
- a CDS encoding DUF1206 domain-containing protein: protein MSDGDSTLSQAADAVEEASNHKALDVLARTGFAVMAVLHIIVGAIAVAIALGHPGDAEPTGAIAQLADNPWGPVVMWGCVAACLGLALWQASEATLRARSLARKERLAKLVSSGFLAIAYGSVGLTFAGFALGQRSDSGDNTRDFSASLMANPLGPWVLVALGLTILGIGIYFIVKGIRRGFKEELFHFDGTRRGRLIDSLGVTGHVAKGIALDLTGLLFVIAAAKHRPEESTGLDGSLKALQHHPFGPTLLVAIGAGFIAYGIFALIRARFGRM, encoded by the coding sequence ATGTCCGACGGCGATTCCACCCTCAGCCAGGCAGCAGACGCTGTCGAGGAGGCGTCCAACCACAAGGCCCTGGACGTCCTGGCCCGCACCGGATTTGCCGTCATGGCGGTGCTGCACATCATCGTTGGGGCCATCGCCGTTGCCATCGCCCTCGGCCATCCGGGCGATGCCGAACCCACCGGCGCCATCGCCCAGCTCGCGGACAACCCGTGGGGACCCGTGGTCATGTGGGGGTGCGTGGCGGCCTGCCTGGGCCTTGCCCTGTGGCAGGCCAGCGAAGCGACGTTGCGCGCCCGGAGCCTGGCCCGCAAGGAACGGCTGGCCAAGCTGGTCTCCTCGGGATTCCTGGCCATCGCATACGGCAGTGTGGGCCTTACGTTCGCCGGCTTCGCCCTGGGCCAGCGCAGCGACTCGGGAGACAACACCCGGGACTTCAGTGCCAGCCTGATGGCCAACCCTCTGGGGCCGTGGGTCCTGGTGGCGCTGGGGCTGACCATCCTGGGCATCGGCATCTACTTCATCGTCAAGGGAATCCGTCGCGGCTTCAAGGAGGAGCTGTTCCACTTCGACGGCACCCGGCGCGGCAGGCTTATCGACAGCCTGGGCGTCACCGGCCATGTGGCCAAAGGGATAGCGCTGGACCTCACGGGCCTGTTGTTCGTGATCGCCGCGGCCAAGCACCGGCCCGAGGAATCCACCGGCCTGGACGGCAGCCTCAAGGCCCTGCAGCACCACCCGTTCGGGCCCACCCTCCTGGTGGCCATTGGCGCCGGCTTCATCGCTTACGGGATCTTCGCGCTGATCCGGGCCCGGTTCGGGCGCATGTAG
- a CDS encoding SRPBCC domain-containing protein, whose product MTQQPRVLSTVTGSAGQAFAALFRLLKLARPDRPIHPQGLGLAGQLTRTGNPAQPSGIDWLDSPGTDPVVARFSRSLGLPQALPDILGLALRVSPTSASAGSSTPAAASGTNPADVLFASTGWGLPGRFLLMPRLDIAGATLTTLMPYRGRTGPVLLGLRTLNLPSGSPASGEWVLGLSWARPGGPWRACGELRLNAGADPADIPLRFDPLENQPPGARTYAWTRRLRKPSYRAARRPAPPAVGHLKDPGHPTGSAEAPHQSMTGTGRNSMSTVSRLFTSPAADVWRVIADGWLYSGWVVGASRIRDVDAEWPRQGSRLHHSVGAWPLVIDDSTSVAAVEPGRSLELVARGWPMGEAKVEITLEDRGDQCLVTIAEDAIRGPGKLMPKFLRDPLISARNRETLRRLELMAVGGAGKQQG is encoded by the coding sequence ATGACCCAGCAGCCGCGCGTTCTTTCCACCGTCACCGGGAGTGCCGGGCAGGCCTTTGCCGCCCTCTTCCGGCTCCTCAAACTCGCGCGGCCGGACCGGCCCATCCACCCCCAGGGCCTGGGCCTGGCCGGACAGCTCACCAGGACCGGCAACCCCGCACAGCCCAGCGGCATCGACTGGCTCGATTCCCCGGGGACCGACCCGGTGGTGGCCCGCTTTTCACGGTCCTTGGGCCTGCCGCAGGCGCTGCCGGACATCCTGGGCCTGGCGCTCCGGGTTTCGCCGACCAGTGCTTCCGCCGGTTCCTCGACCCCTGCCGCTGCCTCCGGTACCAACCCCGCGGACGTCCTGTTTGCCTCCACCGGCTGGGGACTGCCGGGCAGGTTCCTCCTGATGCCGCGGCTGGACATTGCGGGAGCCACCCTGACCACGCTGATGCCGTACCGCGGCCGGACGGGCCCGGTGCTGTTGGGACTGCGGACGCTGAACCTACCTTCGGGGTCGCCGGCCTCCGGCGAATGGGTGCTGGGACTGTCCTGGGCCAGACCCGGAGGGCCGTGGCGGGCGTGCGGTGAACTGCGGCTGAACGCGGGTGCGGACCCCGCGGACATCCCGCTGCGTTTCGACCCTCTTGAGAACCAGCCGCCGGGCGCCCGGACGTACGCCTGGACCCGCCGCCTGCGGAAGCCGTCCTACCGGGCCGCACGGCGGCCCGCACCTCCCGCCGTCGGACACTTGAAGGACCCCGGACACCCGACGGGGTCCGCCGAAGCACCCCACCAAAGCATGACCGGAACCGGAAGGAACTCCATGTCCACCGTCTCGCGGCTGTTCACCTCCCCCGCGGCCGACGTCTGGCGGGTCATCGCCGACGGCTGGCTGTATTCCGGCTGGGTGGTGGGCGCATCCCGGATCAGGGACGTGGACGCCGAATGGCCCCGGCAGGGTTCCCGGCTGCACCACTCCGTGGGCGCCTGGCCGCTGGTGATTGATGACAGCACCAGCGTGGCGGCCGTCGAGCCAGGCCGCTCGCTGGAACTGGTGGCGCGGGGCTGGCCGATGGGCGAGGCCAAGGTGGAGATCACGCTGGAGGACCGGGGCGACCAGTGCCTGGTGACCATCGCCGAGGATGCCATCCGCGGCCCCGGCAAGCTGATGCCGAAATTCCTGCGGGACCCGCTGATTTCGGCGCGGAACCGCGAGACCCTGCGTCGCCTGGAGCTGATGGCCGTTGGCGGCGCTGGTAAGCAACAGGGTTAG
- a CDS encoding FAD-dependent oxidoreductase: MSSSTTVGTAARPLRVAVVGSGPAGVYAADILTKSEAVKSGELTVSIDLFDRYPAPYGLIRYGVAPDHPRIKGIVNALHKVLDRGDIRFFGNVDYGTDLTIEDLRTHYDAVIFATGAIKDADLNIPGIELEGSFGGADFVSWYDGHPDVPREWPLEAKEIAVIGNGNVALDVARVLSKHADDLLTTEIPDNVYAGLKASPVTDVHVFGRRGPAQVKFTPLELRELSHSKDVDIILYPEDFEFDEESDRQIQTNNQTKTMVGTLTNWIAEQPEDVSELKASRRLHLHFLHSPVEIYDDAETPGKVAGIKFERTELDGTGNARGTGEYVDYPVQAVYRAIGYFGSALPDVEFDHKKGVVVNDGGRVLDSDGNHVPGIYATGWIKRGPVGLIGHTKGDALETVTYLLEDRENLPVASAPEEDAVTELLDARGVKFTSWEGWLALDAHELALGAAATEAGGSHGVEVKRERIKVVPREDMVDISRDGVAAQV, from the coding sequence GTGTCATCCAGCACCACCGTAGGAACTGCTGCGCGTCCGCTGCGCGTCGCCGTCGTGGGCTCCGGCCCGGCCGGCGTCTACGCCGCCGACATCCTCACCAAGAGCGAAGCCGTCAAAAGCGGCGAGCTGACCGTCAGCATCGACCTCTTTGACCGCTACCCGGCACCCTACGGCCTGATCCGCTACGGCGTGGCCCCGGACCACCCCCGCATCAAGGGCATCGTGAACGCCCTGCACAAGGTGCTGGACCGCGGCGACATCCGCTTCTTCGGCAACGTGGACTACGGCACGGACCTCACCATCGAGGACCTCCGGACCCATTACGACGCCGTCATCTTCGCCACCGGCGCCATCAAGGACGCGGACCTGAACATCCCCGGCATCGAGCTGGAGGGCTCGTTCGGCGGCGCCGACTTCGTCTCCTGGTACGACGGCCACCCCGATGTCCCGCGCGAATGGCCGCTCGAGGCCAAGGAAATCGCGGTGATCGGCAACGGCAACGTGGCCCTGGACGTGGCCCGTGTTTTGTCCAAGCATGCCGACGACCTCCTCACCACCGAGATCCCGGACAACGTCTACGCCGGCCTGAAGGCTTCCCCGGTCACCGACGTGCACGTCTTCGGCCGCCGCGGCCCCGCCCAGGTCAAGTTCACCCCGCTGGAGCTGCGCGAGCTGTCCCACTCCAAGGACGTAGACATCATCCTGTACCCGGAGGACTTCGAGTTCGACGAGGAATCGGACCGCCAGATCCAGACCAACAACCAGACCAAGACAATGGTGGGCACGCTCACCAACTGGATTGCCGAGCAGCCCGAGGACGTCTCCGAGCTCAAGGCGTCCCGCCGCCTGCACCTGCACTTCCTGCACAGCCCGGTGGAGATCTATGACGACGCCGAGACCCCGGGCAAGGTGGCCGGCATCAAGTTTGAGCGCACCGAGCTGGACGGCACCGGCAACGCCCGCGGCACCGGCGAGTACGTGGACTACCCGGTCCAGGCCGTCTACCGAGCCATCGGCTACTTTGGTTCCGCCCTCCCGGACGTGGAGTTCGACCACAAGAAGGGCGTTGTGGTGAACGACGGCGGCCGCGTCCTGGACTCCGACGGCAACCACGTCCCGGGCATCTACGCCACCGGCTGGATCAAGCGCGGGCCGGTCGGCCTCATCGGCCACACCAAGGGCGACGCCCTGGAGACGGTGACCTACCTGCTGGAAGACCGCGAAAACCTTCCCGTCGCTTCGGCACCGGAGGAGGACGCCGTCACCGAACTCCTCGACGCACGCGGCGTGAAGTTCACCAGCTGGGAAGGCTGGCTGGCGCTGGACGCGCACGAACTCGCACTGGGTGCAGCTGCCACTGAGGCCGGGGGATCGCACGGCGTGGAGGTCAAGCGTGAGCGCATCAAGGTGGTGCCGCGCGAGGACATGGTGGACATCTCCCGCGACGGTGTGGCCGCGCAGGTCTAA
- the cobA gene encoding uroporphyrinogen-III C-methyltransferase, whose product MAIQDIYPTALRLLGRPVLVVGGGPVAARRAKGLLDAGAVVTVVAPVASPALLEMAGAGLLTWEARPYLSSDVDGVWFVQTATGDSAVDAQVSADAEAQRVWCVNASNHEASAAWTPAVAEVDDVKIAINAGGDPRRAMAVRDAVATALETGDLPLRRRRAHQGSVALVGGGPGDTGLITVRGRRLLGQADVVVADRLGPRGLLNELAPDVRIIEVGKTPGHHPVPQAGINRILVEEALKGHRVVRLKGGDPYVLGRGGEEAEYCRQHGVEVEVVSGVTSAISVPAAAGIPVTHRGLAKGFSVVTGHEELSEVPARPDHTIVLLMGVGQLRESASALGEAGLPQDTPVGIVENGYLPDQRVTIGTLGSIADQAQAAGVANPAVIVIGDVVRVSPFAPSHFKTADYSTTTPNSPRKTVLTT is encoded by the coding sequence ATGGCAATTCAGGACATTTACCCCACGGCGCTGCGGCTGCTCGGCCGCCCGGTGCTGGTGGTGGGCGGCGGCCCCGTTGCCGCCCGCCGCGCCAAGGGGCTGCTCGACGCCGGGGCCGTGGTCACCGTCGTGGCTCCGGTTGCCTCGCCCGCGCTGCTGGAGATGGCCGGCGCCGGCCTGCTCACCTGGGAAGCGCGGCCCTACCTTTCCAGCGACGTCGACGGCGTGTGGTTCGTCCAGACCGCCACCGGCGATTCCGCCGTGGACGCCCAGGTGTCGGCCGACGCCGAGGCACAGCGCGTTTGGTGCGTCAACGCCTCCAACCATGAAGCTTCCGCCGCCTGGACTCCCGCCGTTGCGGAGGTCGACGACGTCAAGATCGCCATCAACGCCGGCGGCGACCCGCGGCGGGCCATGGCCGTGCGCGATGCCGTGGCCACCGCCCTCGAAACCGGCGACCTGCCGCTGCGCCGCCGCCGCGCACACCAGGGATCCGTCGCGCTGGTTGGCGGCGGTCCCGGCGATACGGGCCTCATCACGGTCCGCGGCCGCCGTCTCCTGGGCCAGGCCGACGTCGTGGTCGCCGACCGCCTGGGCCCCCGCGGACTGCTCAACGAACTCGCCCCGGACGTCCGGATCATCGAAGTCGGCAAGACCCCCGGCCACCACCCCGTTCCGCAGGCTGGGATCAACCGGATCCTCGTCGAGGAAGCCCTCAAGGGACACCGCGTTGTCCGGCTCAAGGGCGGGGACCCCTACGTGCTGGGCCGCGGCGGCGAGGAAGCCGAATACTGCCGCCAGCACGGCGTCGAGGTTGAAGTGGTCTCCGGCGTCACCTCGGCAATCTCCGTTCCCGCAGCAGCCGGAATTCCCGTCACCCACCGCGGCCTGGCCAAGGGCTTCAGCGTGGTCACCGGCCACGAGGAACTCTCCGAGGTACCCGCCCGTCCGGACCACACGATCGTCCTGCTCATGGGCGTGGGCCAGCTGCGCGAATCCGCGTCCGCGCTGGGCGAAGCCGGCCTGCCGCAGGACACCCCGGTTGGTATCGTGGAAAACGGCTATTTGCCGGACCAGCGCGTCACCATTGGCACGCTCGGTTCCATCGCCGACCAGGCCCAGGCGGCCGGCGTCGCAAATCCTGCCGTGATTGTCATCGGTGACGTGGTGCGCGTGAGCCCCTTCGCGCCGTCGCACTTCAAAACCGCTGACTACAGCACCACCACCCCGAACAGCCCCCGCAAGACCGTCCTCACCACCTAG
- a CDS encoding SRPBCC family protein — protein MTASFECRTASPLPVEQLFDRARSIDIHLESQRTAGERAVGGVTTGLIGEGQEVTWRARHLGIPLTMTSRITAFDYPRSFTDEQVKGPFKAFRHVHEFAPTATGSLMVDRVEFTAPLGVLGRAVERLFLARYLERIIVRRGRFLAAAAKRL, from the coding sequence ATGACCGCCAGCTTCGAGTGCCGCACCGCGTCCCCGCTCCCCGTGGAGCAGCTCTTCGACCGGGCGCGCAGCATTGACATCCACTTGGAGTCGCAGCGGACAGCGGGCGAGCGGGCGGTGGGAGGGGTGACAACCGGGCTTATCGGGGAAGGCCAGGAAGTAACGTGGCGAGCCAGGCACCTCGGCATACCGCTCACCATGACCAGCCGCATTACCGCCTTCGATTACCCGCGCAGTTTTACCGACGAACAGGTCAAGGGCCCCTTCAAGGCCTTCCGGCACGTCCACGAATTCGCGCCTACTGCCACGGGAAGCCTGATGGTTGACCGGGTGGAGTTCACCGCCCCGCTGGGGGTCCTGGGCCGCGCCGTCGAGCGCCTGTTCCTGGCCCGGTACCTGGAGCGCATCATCGTCCGCAGGGGCAGGTTCCTCGCCGCTGCGGCTAAACGTTTGTGA